Genomic segment of Oncorhynchus nerka isolate Pitt River linkage group LG10, Oner_Uvic_2.0, whole genome shotgun sequence:
TGAAGTGGGGCCGGAGTGTAAACATTTGGGATTCCCtagtctaggtcttaattgaaagaaaAAAACAGCAGACACAAGGGCATCCATGGAATGACTGACACCCCCACTAAGCATTCTACAGTACCACCAGGAATCTTATGACCCCTGCTGGAGAGACAATCCCAAACTGTCATCTGTTAAGGACTCTTCTTTACATCAGCATGAGCTATTTGTAGAGTTCTAGACAGGCTCTGCTTTGCCCCTTTTCACTGTAAAAACATAACATAAATAACACAAATGGCCAGTGATTGAAAACCGACACtacggtgtgccctaatgaatatgacccaggCCACAGAGGGGACAACACCCTTCCCAACCCTGTTTTTACAATCGGTAACACACTATCTTTCTGTATCCCTCCAGGGCCGGTGGTGTATGTGCTAGACCTGGCGGACCGGCTAATCTCCAAGGCCTGTCCCTTCACCGCCGCTGGCATCATGGTGGGCTCCATTTACTGGACTGCTGTCACCTACGGGGCCGTCACTGTCATGCAGGTGAGACCataaaaataaaacacacacGGCTGTGTTTATTAACAGTACGGCAGACTACGGCTTGACCATGGTGTCCCCTCTGTCCCTGTGCCCAGGTGGTGGGCCATAAGGAGGGCCTGGACGTGATGGAGCGGGCAGACCCCCTGTTCCTGCTCATCGGCCTGCCCACCATCCCCGTCATGCTGATCCTGGGGAAGATGATCCGCTGGGAGGACTACGTGCTGCGCTTCTGGAGGAAGTACTCCAACAAGCTGCAGATCCTCAACAGCATCTTCCCAGGTCAGAAAGGACACATTGGTAGGGATGCCCACCGTTCCGCAACACCAGTGTTCTACTAAAATGGGTGGAGTTCAGCTTATtcattgtgtgtgtctgtatgatgAAGAGTGGGTGATAAAGATCTTGATAGATGATGCTACCTGTGTTAAAGAAAAACAaaattttgtgcacaacattGAGCTTTTTGTGCGCATGATAAATGTCTGATTTATTTTGTGTGAACACTGTGGCTTTCCCAGGGTGTGTGCAGTGTTTGTTGGGGATAAAAGAGTACTACGAGGTGGTCCGTCCGttggggctggtggtggtggtgggtaggTCCAGTAGTGGGGTGGGGGTCCCACTGATCTCATCAAGGTAGTGATTGGTGAGGGGAGAAACCCGACAACCTTTTCTCTCTCCAGGCTCAGCTTGCTGGGCAAAAGCACTCCTCTACCCCCAGTCGGCTGCCCGAACTAGAGATACCAACTCCAACTGGTACAGACTGATGCATATACTCATCACTTGATGAATGTGCTTTTGTGTGTATTGTGCGGCATATCTAGCTTTGTGAAGATGTATTGGCAAAACATCAACACCCACAATGCACCAAACCCCCATCCTtaccctgccccctcctctcggtctctctcaggGATTGGGTGTCCAGTGCCTCGTATCCCGGCAGAGGCCAGCCCCCTGGCAGACCACGTGTCAGCCACTAGAATCCTATGTGGCGCTCTGGTCTTTCCCACCATCGCCACCATCGTAGGCAAACTCATGTTCAGCAGCGTCAACTCCAACCTGCAGAGGACCATCCTGGTGGGTAACAAAAACAAACATGTGTGTCATGTCAGTCATACACAAAGAGACTGTGGGCCTGGGTCATTGTAGTTATCTCCTATTTAGTGATTGCAGGGTTTTTGCAATGgctatacagtacattcggaaagtattcagacctcctccttttttcccacattttgttacgttacagcctttttcaaaaattgattaaataaaacattgtcctcatcaatctacacacaataccccataatgaccaagcaaaaacaggttattatTTTTTCCTTCTcacatttataaaaaaacaaataccttatttacataagtattcagacactttgctattgagctcagatgcattctgtttccattgataatccttcagatgtttctacaacttgattggagtccagttgttgtaaattcaattgattggacatgatttggaaaagcacacacctgtctatataggtcccacagttgacagtgcatgtcagagaaagaaaacaagccatgagttcgaagaaattgtccatagagctcagagatcgtattgtgttgaggcacagatctggggaaggttaccaaaacatttctacagcattgaaggtccccaagaacacactggcccccatcattcttaaatggaagaagtttggaacccccaagacttttcctagagctggccgcccggccaaactgagcaattgggggagaagggccttggtcagggaggtgaccaagagaaccctatggtcactctgacagagctccagagttcctctgtggagatgggagaaccttccagaaggacaaccatctctgcagcactccaccagtcagggcattatggtagagtggccataccatgagaaacaaaattctctcgtctgatgaaaccaagattgaacactttggcttgaatgccaagcgtcatgtctgaaggaaacctggcaccatccctacgttgaagcatgatggtggcagcatcatgctgtggaggatgtttttcagtggcagggactgggagactagtcaggattgagggaaagatgaacggagcaaagtacagatagacccttgatgaaaacctgctccagagcactcaggacctcagactagggccctaagcacacagccaagacaacgcaggagtggcttcgggacaagtctcaatgttcttgagtggcccagccagagcccggacttgaacccgatcgaacatctccggGGTTTCTCCTAGTCTTTCCAAAAACAGGTATTcctagcttgtagcgtcatacccaagaagactcgaggctgtaatcgctgccaaaggagcttcaacaaagtactgagtaatgggtctgaacacttatgtaaatgtgatattttgacaaacctgtttttgctttgtcattactagaggttgaccgattatgatttttcaccgccgataccgatttattggagggccaaaaaagcagatgccgattaatcggcctatttttttaaatatattttttatttgtaataatgacaattacaacaatactgaatataatacatcaaattcaatttagcctcaaataaataatgaaacatgttcaatttggtttaaataatgcaaaaaaagaaagtaaaagtgcaatatgtaccatgtaagaaagctaatgtttaaattccttgctcagaacatgagaacatatgaaagctggtggttccttttaacatgagtcttcaatattcccaggtaagaggttttaggtcgTAGctgttataggaattataggactatttccctctataccatttgtatttcattaaccttttgactattggatgttcttatatgcactttagtattgccagtgtaacagtatagcttccgtccctctcctcgctcctacctgggatCGAACTagaaacacatcgacaacagccaccctcgaagcagtgttacccatgcagagcaagaggaataactactccaagtctcagagcgagtgacgtttgaaacgctattagcggtgcgcatcaactaatactgaatgcatctttttaaccttagatgttttaaagatcctcacatactatgaatttactaatactttttaatgtataacaggctatgaatatttcctttaacctgtcacacgcacaccgctaactagctagccatttcacattggttacaccagcctaatctcaggagttgataggcttgaagtcacaaACAGCGCAATgattgacgcacaacgaagagctgctggcaaaatgcaggaaagtgctgtttgaatgaatgcttacgagcctgcggctgcctaccactgctcagtcagatactcgtatgttcagtcagattatatgcaacgcaggacacgctagataaactagtaatatcatcaaccatgtgtagttaactagtgatttatgattgattgttttttctaaaataagtttaatgctagctagcaatttaccttggcttactgcattcgcgtaacaggcagtctccttgtggagtgcaacgagaggcaggtggttatagcattggactagttactGTCAACAATCAACaacaatcttgcaaccttacagttaacggAACCGATCccccgacaaggtgaaaatctgtcgttctgaccctgaacgaggcagttaacccaccgttcctaggccgtcattgaaaataagaatgcgtTCTTTAATGAGACCGATCCCCCGACAAGGTgattgaaaacttgaaatcgtccctatttaatcggtcgacctctactccaaACACATTTTTGCTAAGAGCAGCTGTTTAGTTTGTTAAACAAAGGTTAGCCATGTGTTGGTAAAAATGTATGTCCAAGTCAAGAAAGCTTACCAGCAGCCAGCGGGAATTGCCACACTGATAGCCTATCCACGGGTGCTTTTTCAAAGTTGAATTGCCTCCAATGAGTGTAATTTGCGAGAAATGAAATGAAGTTGACATCATTAGAAATGATATTCTCCTCTTCTACTGTAGGTATGTAATTCAAAATGTGTTTATTCTGTTGCTAGCAATATTCATACCAAAAATAACGTTTTATATACACTGAATAGAAATATGAATGGgtccaacatgtaaagtgttggtcccatgtttcatgagttgaaattttaaaaatcccagaaatgttgtgCATAAaagtgtttacatccctgttagtgagaatttatccttttccatccacctgacaggtgtgacatcaAGAAGCacgatcattacataggtgcaccttgtgctagagacagtaaaaggccactctaaaatgttcagttttgtcacacaacacaatgccacagatgtctcacgttttgagggagtgtgcgaTTGACCGCAGGAatgagagctgttgccagataattgaatgttaatttctctaagctgcctccaatgtcgttttagagaattttgcagtacgtccaaccggcctcacaaccgcagaccacgtgtaaccacaccagcccaggagtatttctgtctgtaataaagccattttgtgggggaaaactcaaTCTGATTGGCTGGCCCTGGCTCCCCAAATCCCTctaaggcccacccatggctgcgaaatccatggattagggcctaattcattaatttcaattgactgatttccttatatgaaatgtaagtcagtaaaatatttgaatgTTGTGTGTTATATTTTTGCGGACCCTCTGCAGCACCCCCAGTTGAATACCCTTGTTTTAGACACACACCTGAGAGTGCGCTTCCAGCCAGGTAACCAAAGTGGCAGGGCTTGTCTGTTATATGACCTGCGCTCCCCCTTCTGGACATTCCGTCTCCTCTGCCCCACACAGACCCTCACAATCAGGTTCCCTTTAACCCCCTAAGGTCGATGTCTGCACCCCCGcagaaatctaattagcataaattcaacaaaaaaaatgccagtttaagctagagatgtaTCTCAATCCGCCTatgtcgcacttccgcatctgtggtgaaaggtgagagctagagcggtgtttgtcagacctcAAGACTCCATCCCTCACCCTGACCTTTTGTTCTTTGTGTCCTGTCTGCAGGGTGGGATTGCGTTTGTGGCCGTCAAGGGAGCGTTTAAGGTGTACTTCAAACAGCAGCAGTACCAGAGGCAAGCCCACCGCAAGATCCTCAACTTCCCCGAGGCAGAGAAagcctggacagacagacagacacactgacacaaagGGGGAGTGGGTGGAGCGGAACAGTGAACTCTGAGCAGGAACACtgtcagacagacacagggatCATTGCTGCCCCCTACCTCTTGTACCCCTCCGAGCAGCCTTGCCTCACATTCTGTTTCTGCTCTCTGCGGAGTCATTGTCCTATGCTGCTGACATTTGTGCTGTACGACTATCGCCATGATCTATTGCGTTTTTAAAACACGTAGACTAATACAGACATGCGcggacgcagacacacacacaaatgtgacTTGTTTTTGTGACTGCCGCACTGCAGTAGCGAGttgagtatatatttttttacataaccAGTGCTTGCTTATTTTAAGATAAATCTGGGACAGGTGTGATTATTAGACAGGAAAGTTTTAGAAATAATTTGCCAATGTGAAGGGTTTAATGAGGAATATTGCTTTCCTGTGTTTTCAGAGAAATAAGAATAAAGTATCTTTATCACTAAGAGATTATTATTTGAAGGAATATCTTGCCTGCTGCTCTCTTCAGACATTGCCACTCATGTTTCCATTGGTGGAAATGCATAGTCATCATTCATCTATTTTAGAAGCATAGTACGAACCTCATGAAAGTGTGATTGTCTGTACATATTTCATTTATTCTGCAGTTGCTGTATCGGATTAAACCTTTGAGGGTGTTTTTTACTCGTATGCCTCAAGTGTTCCCATTAATTCTATTTTTTGTTATTTGTAAGGGATTTTTTTCCCCACGCATCTATAACCCTACAGGTCACTTCTATTTTTCTTCTTATGAAATAGCCAGTCAGTGCAGATGTCTTCTACTCATGGGATGAGAGCGAATTCAATGTGCAAGCGGCTCATATAGACCTGACTCATATCTTTTAACCCAAATCACAATACGCCACAATTCCTTGCTAAAACCAGATTTGTTTATTGGTGTGCATTTGCCTCAAGGCAGTCACAGAATGGGTTAAAATTACAACTATAGTTGTAGAACCATTATACAGGtggtgagtgaaggaggctttgttgcggaatagaaagccgattctagatttgattttagattggagatgtttgatatgagtttacagtctagccagacacctaggtacttatagatgtccacatattctaggtcggaaccatccagggtggtgatgctagtcgggcgtgcgggtgcaggcaacgAACGGTtgaaaaagcatgcatttggttttactagcgtttaagagcagttggaggccacggaaggagtgttgtatggcattgaagcttgtttggaggttagatagcagtgtccaaggacgggccggaagtatacagaatcgATCTTGTCCAATAAACAAAAAATGTGAGTGGAACTGCCCCACTCCTTAAATCTAATGGTGTGAAAAGGGCATGCTATAAACCAACCACTAGAATATTAATTTAGCATGGTAGATGGATGTAATCTCTGGTCAGGTCAGCGTTTACATTCACTGTAAAGAAAATGTATTGTGACTTAAATTGAATTTATAGTTTCATGGTAGATTATAAATGTATTTTTTCTAACCTTGAAGTGGATGTGTTGAGTCTATTCTAAGGTCCAGATGCACACTGTAGGACAGATTCAATCCACATTCCTTAGACATGAACAAGGGAACTATGGCTGTACTGTAAAACAGCTTGAATGAACCACATTTCATAGCATATTACTTAAAGATTACACTTTCGGTTGATGTAGTGTGCTCTTCGGAGGCAGCTATATCTGGGATACAAATCCTGCGTTGACATTTCAATAACAGACAACTATTTGTTCCAGTATACAGTGATTTATTAGATAAACACAGGAGAAAATGTTAAGACTTAAGCACTCCTGCATTACTGAGCCCTGAACATGTCTGCAGTAACTCAACCAGCCAATTTACAGCAGTGTCCACTGACCGTCTCACTGAACCACCTTCCATTTGATCAGGCTGGTATTCAGTAGGGCACAgcgtagcaaaacattttgcaacaaaat
This window contains:
- the LOC115135278 gene encoding E3 ubiquitin-protein ligase MARCHF5 isoform X3, with the protein product MSCWVCFATDEDDRTAEWVRPCRCRGSTKWVHQVCLQRWVDEKQRGNSTARVACPQCNAEYLIVFPKLGPVVYVLDLADRLISKACPFTAAGIMVGSIYWTAVTYGAVTVMQVVGHKEGLDVMERADPLFLLIGLPTIPVMLILGKMIRWEDYVLRFWRKYSNKLQILNSIFPGQKGHIGIGCPVPRIPAEASPLADHVSATRILCGALVFPTIATIVGKLMFSSVNSNLQRTILGGIAFVAVKGAFKVYFKQQQYQRQAHRKILNFPEAEKAWTDRQTH
- the LOC115135278 gene encoding E3 ubiquitin-protein ligase MARCHF5 isoform X1, whose amino-acid sequence is MSEDSALVMQQNLDRSCWVCFATDEDDRTAEWVRPCRCRGSTKWVHQVCLQRWVDEKQRGNSTARVACPQCNAEYLIVFPKLGPVVYVLDLADRLISKACPFTAAGIMVGSIYWTAVTYGAVTVMQVVGHKEGLDVMERADPLFLLIGLPTIPVMLILGKMIRWEDYVLRFWRKYSNKLQILNSIFPGQKGHIGIGCPVPRIPAEASPLADHVSATRILCGALVFPTIATIVGKLMFSSVNSNLQRTILGGIAFVAVKGAFKVYFKQQQYQRQAHRKILNFPEAEKAWTDRQTH
- the LOC115135278 gene encoding E3 ubiquitin-protein ligase MARCHF5 isoform X2, with the translated sequence MSEDSALVMQQNLDRSCWVCFATDEDDRTAEWVRPCRCRGSTKWVHQVCLQRWVDEKQRGNSTARVACPQCNAEYLIVFPKLGPVVYVLDLADRLISKACPFTAAGIMVGSIYWTAVTYGAVTVMQVVGHKEGLDVMERADPLFLLIGLPTIPVMLILGKMIRWEDYVLRFWRKYSNKLQILNSIFPGIGCPVPRIPAEASPLADHVSATRILCGALVFPTIATIVGKLMFSSVNSNLQRTILGGIAFVAVKGAFKVYFKQQQYQRQAHRKILNFPEAEKAWTDRQTH